The Aureispira anguillae genome contains a region encoding:
- a CDS encoding SusD/RagB family nutrient-binding outer membrane lipoprotein, protein MKIQFNKYIKYGLFSVCMAASLSACKKHYEQLNTDPNEPSSTSTSFLLSNAQKYMMDFTWDEWFNSRRGNQLAQYWASNQYSNESRYAFRVGVTNNYWSYFYSRPLQDLQEIIRLNETAPNDYIGFGKTENQIAVAKVLQAWLYQNMTDCWGPIPFSQALQGAEYPFPKYDSQKEVYTGLLAKLDEAINAFDVSDNSLKGDVIYDGDVVKWKKLANSLKMRVALRMADVEPTTAATAVSEAIASGVFESNADNALFSYVAGAPNNNPQSEDYKTRNDFAASSTMVDELQRLNDPRVGFYYAPAVNSGNYVGEVYGLSEANAALTANDDISQRNAQVLAESAPGIYLDYAQVEFMLAEAAERGISGAGDAATHYNNGITASMQFWDAQATLSLTDINNYIAQATVDYNTLRGSESWKKIIGRQKWIALYMQGIQGWAEYRRLDFGILQAPADGTLEGTSIPHRMIYPNDEQTLNGDKYAEGVSLLGGTDNLDTKLWWDVN, encoded by the coding sequence ATGAAAATTCAATTTAATAAATATATCAAATATGGACTGTTTAGTGTTTGTATGGCTGCTAGCTTATCGGCTTGTAAAAAGCACTATGAACAATTAAATACAGATCCTAATGAACCAAGTAGCACTTCTACTTCATTTCTGTTGAGCAATGCACAGAAATATATGATGGATTTTACTTGGGATGAGTGGTTCAATAGCCGCAGAGGGAATCAATTGGCTCAATATTGGGCATCGAACCAATATAGCAATGAATCTAGATATGCATTTAGAGTAGGGGTTACCAATAATTATTGGTCTTATTTTTATTCTCGCCCATTACAAGATTTGCAAGAAATTATTCGTCTGAATGAGACTGCGCCTAATGATTATATTGGTTTTGGTAAAACTGAAAACCAAATTGCTGTTGCCAAGGTGTTACAAGCTTGGTTATACCAAAACATGACCGACTGTTGGGGACCAATTCCATTTTCTCAAGCACTACAAGGTGCGGAGTATCCTTTTCCTAAATACGATTCTCAAAAAGAGGTCTATACTGGTTTATTAGCGAAGTTGGATGAAGCTATTAATGCTTTTGACGTGAGTGACAATTCTTTAAAAGGAGATGTTATTTATGATGGTGATGTAGTCAAATGGAAAAAATTGGCGAACTCACTAAAAATGCGTGTTGCACTTCGTATGGCAGATGTAGAACCTACTACAGCGGCTACAGCTGTATCAGAAGCAATTGCCAGTGGTGTATTTGAATCTAATGCAGACAACGCCTTATTTTCTTATGTAGCAGGTGCTCCAAACAACAATCCTCAATCGGAAGATTACAAAACTCGTAACGACTTTGCAGCTTCCAGTACTATGGTTGATGAGTTACAGCGTTTAAATGATCCAAGAGTTGGCTTTTATTATGCTCCTGCTGTTAATTCAGGTAACTATGTTGGAGAAGTTTATGGTCTTTCTGAAGCAAATGCTGCCTTAACTGCTAATGATGATATTTCTCAAAGAAACGCACAAGTATTGGCTGAAAGCGCTCCTGGTATCTATTTGGATTATGCACAGGTAGAGTTTATGTTGGCAGAAGCTGCTGAACGTGGTATTTCTGGTGCTGGTGATGCTGCTACCCATTATAACAATGGTATCACGGCTTCTATGCAATTCTGGGATGCACAAGCTACGCTTTCTCTAACAGATATTAACAACTATATTGCACAAGCTACCGTAGATTATAATACCTTAAGAGGTTCTGAATCTTGGAAGAAAATCATTGGTCGTCAAAAATGGATTGCTTTGTATATGCAAGGAATTCAAGGTTGGGCAGAGTATAGAAGATTAGATTTCGGTATTCTTCAAGCTCCTGCTGATGGTACCTTGGAAGGCACAAGCATTCCTCATCGTATGATATATCCTAATGATGAACAAACCTTAAATGGCGATAAATACGCAGAAGGTGTTTCTCTTTTAGGAGGTACAGATAACTTAGATACCAAACTATGGTGGGACGTTAATTAA
- the kynU gene encoding kynureninase: MDTLVFETSLAFAQKMDEQDALKIYRDQFHLPKHTDGNDSLYFCGNSLGLQPKKVESYLQQELNDWKKFGVEGHFHAKNAWMPYHEFFSKKLAKIVGAQEQEVVVMNTLTTNLHLMMVSFYRPTAKRHKIVIEKAAFPSDKYAMDSQIRFHGYDPQESLIQLSPRTGEETLRIEDIEATLRENADEIALVMLGGVNYYTGQFFDLEYITQIGHEIGALVGFDLAHAAGNVVLKLHDWNVDFAVWCHYKYLNSGPGAIAGAFVHDKHLHDPNIPRFEGWWGHDKNTRFLMGDTFHPMASAESWQLSNAPVFSMTPLLASLELFDEVGMDKLQEKSKLLTAYMEFLLQQIETDRIQIITPSSPKDRGCQLSIQVKNGNKALFDAITAKGVIADWREPDVIRVAPVPLYNNFMDVYQFVEILKSELLG; the protein is encoded by the coding sequence ATGGATACACTAGTGTTTGAAACCAGTCTAGCCTTCGCTCAAAAAATGGATGAGCAAGATGCCTTAAAAATCTATAGAGATCAATTTCACTTGCCCAAGCATACAGATGGAAACGACAGTTTATATTTCTGTGGCAACTCTCTAGGATTGCAGCCCAAAAAAGTAGAAAGCTATTTGCAACAAGAATTAAATGATTGGAAAAAATTTGGTGTAGAAGGTCATTTCCATGCTAAAAACGCTTGGATGCCTTATCATGAGTTTTTTAGCAAAAAATTAGCCAAAATTGTTGGTGCTCAGGAGCAAGAAGTAGTTGTTATGAATACCCTAACAACTAACCTTCATTTGATGATGGTTTCCTTCTATCGACCAACAGCCAAACGCCATAAGATTGTTATCGAAAAGGCAGCTTTCCCTTCTGATAAATATGCCATGGATTCTCAAATTCGTTTTCATGGTTATGATCCCCAAGAGAGCCTCATTCAACTTAGCCCTCGCACGGGAGAAGAAACTTTGAGAATAGAAGATATAGAGGCAACACTCCGTGAAAATGCAGATGAGATTGCCTTGGTCATGCTTGGAGGGGTTAATTATTATACAGGGCAATTTTTTGACTTAGAATATATTACTCAAATAGGGCATGAAATTGGAGCCCTCGTGGGTTTTGATTTGGCACATGCAGCAGGTAATGTGGTGCTAAAATTACACGATTGGAACGTTGATTTTGCCGTTTGGTGTCATTATAAGTATTTGAATAGTGGCCCAGGAGCTATTGCAGGCGCATTTGTCCATGACAAGCATTTGCACGATCCCAACATTCCTAGATTTGAAGGCTGGTGGGGACATGACAAAAACACCCGTTTCCTAATGGGCGACACCTTCCATCCTATGGCATCCGCTGAATCTTGGCAGCTTAGCAATGCGCCTGTTTTTTCAATGACTCCTCTATTGGCTTCGTTAGAACTTTTTGATGAAGTAGGAATGGATAAGCTTCAAGAAAAAAGTAAATTGCTAACTGCTTATATGGAATTTCTATTGCAACAAATCGAAACCGATAGAATTCAAATTATAACACCCAGCTCACCCAAAGATAGAGGTTGTCAATTGTCTATACAAGTCAAAAATGGCAACAAAGCCTTATTTGATGCAATCACAGCAAAAGGAGTAATTGCCGATTGGCGAGAACCAGATGTAATTCGAGTAGCTCCTGTTCCGCTTTATAATAACTTTATGGATGTTTATCAGTTTGTAGAAATTCTCAAAAGTGAGCTCTTGGGATAA
- a CDS encoding SDR family oxidoreductase: MNLNDAKILITGGSSGLGKAMAEVLVEAGAKVLITGRNAKKVAEVAQQIGCLGLPFDISDYQALPNKAAESIEKLGGIDVLINNAGIGEFPLLGEITLEHFERVFSTNVFGLTLFTQELLPHFKTQQRGSIINIASTAALKGFARGSIYAASKFALRALTQCWQAELRPLNIRVMQINPSEVPTAFNQADRIEKPTVDYKLTPTEIAHSIKAVLEMDDRGMVPELSVWATNPWGAQ; encoded by the coding sequence ATGAATTTAAACGATGCAAAAATCCTAATTACAGGAGGTAGTTCAGGACTAGGGAAAGCAATGGCAGAGGTACTGGTAGAAGCAGGGGCAAAAGTTTTAATTACAGGACGAAATGCTAAAAAAGTAGCTGAAGTTGCCCAACAAATAGGCTGTTTAGGTTTGCCTTTTGATATTTCAGATTATCAAGCATTGCCCAACAAAGCTGCTGAATCCATCGAAAAATTAGGTGGCATTGATGTTTTAATTAATAATGCAGGAATTGGAGAGTTCCCGTTATTAGGAGAAATTACCCTTGAGCATTTTGAGCGTGTTTTTTCAACCAATGTTTTTGGTTTGACGCTATTTACTCAAGAACTTTTACCCCATTTTAAAACTCAACAGCGTGGTAGCATCATCAACATTGCCTCAACAGCAGCCCTCAAAGGTTTTGCAAGAGGGTCCATTTATGCTGCTTCAAAATTTGCTTTACGAGCATTAACCCAATGTTGGCAAGCCGAATTGCGCCCCTTAAATATCCGTGTCATGCAAATAAATCCAAGTGAAGTTCCTACTGCATTTAATCAAGCGGATCGCATAGAAAAACCAACTGTTGATTACAAGCTAACCCCCACCGAGATTGCCCATAGTATTAAAGCTGTTTTAGAAATGGATGATCGTGGAATGGTTCCTGAACTATCAGTCTGGGCAACCAATCCTTGGGGCGCACAGTAA
- a CDS encoding SusC/RagA family TonB-linked outer membrane protein, whose amino-acid sequence MKLFNTLLVLLVFSIGTVYAQKTISGAVTDENGEAIIGATVLMKGSASGTITDIDGKYSIEVPEEATALLFSYIGYATQEVEITGTTLNVTLLEGVDLEKVVVTALGVSRKEKSLGYASQEVDGDDLNKSRDANFLNTLQGKVAGVQITGSSNLGGSTRILLRGAGSIKGNNQPLFVVDGVPIDNTNFAAIGTTAADKDQVRGAGGYDYGSPISDINPDDIESVNVLKGPAGAALYGDRGSNGVIMITTKKGSRVKDSKLPIGVSINSSIQFNEVAVLPTYQNQYGGGAGNTFSNSILDTNQLVADLGYDGSWGPKFDGQQVRQWDSYDEWDTDNYGKTRAWEANPNNVKDFFRTGLLATNSIALSGANTLGSFRLSYTNTHQLGTQENSKLNRHNLGFNADYKLTKKLTARASINFVANEGNGRPLTGYGESIMAEFNQWFQRQLNMDRLRNYKNPDGTQRTWNRNSEIDGTPHYWDNPFWERYENGQRDRRERLFGNVGLSYAITDFLTISGRAMTDFYTDRREEWIAKGGVKESKYSEDVRFKRENNYEAKLAFNKRFGELISLNAFAGINFRKNIYTLNATSTQGGLNTANFYNLSNSVSNVMINDFMTQQEIFSTFFNASVGFKDFLYADISYRFDVNSTLPTDNNLYHYYSFGVSFIFSEVLPKNNILSFGKFRASYGQTGSGTQPYQLETTYFTNPSFGSNGMSTVPNDLNNSELQPERSNAFETGLDLRFLKGRLGIDFTYYNQVTSNLIFGVSQSASTGYTTRQLNAGKVLNHGIEIAAYGTPVKVNGFRWDLGFNFAKNNNTVLALTEGTDNIRLSSLFGVALEARVGESYGTFVGTNFVYDENGNKLVDAATGLYAKTDDVEALGSVLADFTGGISTTLSYKGISLYLLFDFQSGGKVFSLTNQWGKYSGMLAETAENGIRENGIVVDGIAATQDADGNWVSSGQPNTTNVDAQTHFFANQGYVIKAADIYDASFVKFREARLGYTFPNKMFTKTPFRDVSISVVGRNLAILHKNVPHIDPEAAVNSGNVQGFEGGQLPTERSIGINLNLKF is encoded by the coding sequence ATGAAACTATTCAACACGCTGCTAGTGTTGTTAGTCTTCTCTATAGGGACCGTTTATGCTCAGAAAACTATTTCTGGAGCAGTAACGGATGAGAACGGCGAAGCAATAATTGGCGCAACGGTATTAATGAAAGGCTCTGCCTCTGGTACCATAACGGATATTGATGGAAAATACTCCATTGAAGTACCAGAAGAAGCTACGGCTCTTTTATTTAGTTACATAGGATATGCTACACAAGAGGTAGAAATTACAGGTACAACACTAAATGTTACCTTATTAGAAGGGGTCGATTTAGAAAAAGTTGTTGTAACTGCTTTGGGAGTTTCTCGCAAAGAAAAATCATTAGGTTATGCTTCTCAAGAAGTCGATGGGGATGACCTTAACAAATCAAGAGATGCCAATTTCTTAAATACCCTGCAAGGAAAAGTTGCTGGTGTACAAATCACAGGATCTTCTAACTTAGGTGGTTCTACTCGTATCCTTCTTAGAGGTGCGGGATCGATCAAAGGAAACAACCAACCTTTATTTGTTGTTGACGGAGTTCCGATTGATAATACCAACTTTGCTGCAATTGGTACAACTGCTGCTGATAAAGATCAAGTTCGTGGTGCTGGTGGTTATGATTATGGTAGCCCTATTTCAGACATCAATCCTGATGATATTGAGTCTGTCAACGTACTAAAAGGACCTGCTGGTGCTGCACTTTATGGTGATCGTGGTTCTAATGGTGTAATCATGATTACGACTAAAAAAGGTTCTAGAGTAAAAGACTCTAAATTACCTATTGGTGTTTCCATCAACTCTAGCATTCAGTTTAACGAAGTTGCTGTATTGCCAACTTACCAAAATCAATATGGTGGTGGTGCAGGAAATACCTTCTCTAACTCTATCCTTGATACCAACCAATTGGTTGCTGACTTAGGATACGATGGAAGTTGGGGGCCTAAATTTGATGGTCAACAAGTTAGACAGTGGGATTCTTACGACGAGTGGGATACCGACAACTATGGAAAAACTAGAGCATGGGAAGCCAATCCTAATAATGTTAAAGATTTTTTCCGCACAGGTTTATTAGCTACCAATAGCATTGCTTTGAGTGGTGCCAATACCCTAGGTTCTTTCCGTCTATCTTACACCAACACTCATCAATTGGGTACGCAAGAAAACTCTAAGTTGAATAGACACAACCTTGGGTTTAATGCAGACTACAAATTGACCAAGAAACTAACAGCAAGAGCCTCTATTAATTTCGTAGCAAACGAAGGTAATGGCCGCCCTCTTACAGGATATGGTGAATCTATTATGGCGGAGTTCAATCAGTGGTTCCAAAGACAACTGAACATGGATCGCCTAAGAAACTACAAAAACCCAGACGGAACTCAACGTACTTGGAATAGAAACAGCGAAATAGATGGTACTCCTCATTACTGGGACAACCCATTCTGGGAGCGTTATGAAAATGGTCAAAGAGATAGAAGAGAGCGTCTATTCGGAAATGTTGGTCTATCGTATGCTATCACTGATTTCTTAACCATTAGTGGTCGTGCCATGACTGATTTTTATACCGATCGTCGTGAAGAATGGATCGCAAAAGGAGGTGTTAAAGAATCTAAGTACTCTGAAGATGTTCGCTTCAAAAGAGAAAACAACTATGAGGCTAAATTAGCCTTCAACAAACGTTTTGGAGAGCTTATTTCTCTAAATGCTTTTGCTGGGATTAACTTCCGCAAAAACATCTATACACTTAATGCAACTAGTACACAAGGGGGACTTAACACCGCTAATTTTTACAACTTAAGTAACTCTGTATCGAATGTTATGATTAATGACTTCATGACACAACAAGAAATCTTCTCTACCTTCTTCAATGCATCGGTAGGATTTAAAGATTTCCTTTATGCTGATATAAGCTACCGTTTTGATGTTAATTCAACGCTACCTACGGACAATAACTTGTACCACTATTACTCTTTTGGTGTAAGCTTTATTTTCTCTGAAGTTTTGCCTAAAAACAATATTTTATCGTTTGGTAAATTTAGAGCTTCTTATGGTCAAACAGGTAGTGGTACACAGCCTTACCAATTGGAAACTACTTACTTTACCAATCCTAGTTTTGGTAGCAATGGTATGAGTACTGTTCCTAATGACTTAAACAACTCTGAGCTACAACCAGAGCGTAGTAATGCATTTGAAACTGGTTTGGACTTAAGATTCCTAAAAGGTCGTTTAGGAATAGACTTTACTTATTATAACCAAGTAACTAGCAACCTAATCTTTGGTGTGAGCCAATCTGCTTCTACAGGTTATACTACTCGTCAATTGAATGCAGGTAAAGTACTAAATCATGGTATTGAAATTGCTGCTTATGGTACTCCTGTAAAAGTAAATGGTTTTAGATGGGATCTTGGATTCAACTTTGCTAAAAACAACAATACGGTATTAGCATTAACAGAAGGTACAGATAATATTCGTTTGTCTTCTTTGTTTGGTGTTGCTTTAGAAGCTAGAGTTGGTGAATCTTATGGTACTTTTGTTGGTACAAACTTCGTTTATGACGAGAATGGCAACAAACTAGTAGATGCTGCTACAGGTCTTTATGCAAAAACCGACGATGTTGAGGCATTGGGTTCTGTATTGGCTGATTTTACAGGTGGTATTTCTACTACCCTATCTTACAAAGGTATTTCTTTGTACTTATTGTTTGATTTCCAAAGTGGAGGAAAAGTATTCTCATTGACCAACCAATGGGGTAAATACTCTGGTATGTTGGCAGAAACTGCTGAAAATGGTATTCGTGAAAATGGTATCGTTGTAGACGGTATTGCTGCTACACAAGATGCTGATGGAAATTGGGTAAGTTCAGGACAGCCTAACACCACTAATGTAGATGCACAAACTCATTTCTTTGCTAACCAAGGTTATGTAATTAAGGCTGCTGATATTTATGATGCTAGTTTCGTTAAGTTTAGAGAAGCTCGCTTAGGTTATACCTTCCCGAACAAAATGTTTACTAAGACTCCTTTTAGAGATGTATCTATTTCTGTTGTAGGAAGAAACTTAGCTATCCTTCACAAAAATGTTCCACACATTGATCCTGAAGCAGCTGTAAACTCTGGAAATGTTCAAGGTTTTGAAGGCGGACAATTGCCTACAGAACGTTCTATTGGAATTAACCTAAACCTTAAATTCTAA
- a CDS encoding deoxynucleoside kinase, with product MKPKHIAIAGNIGAGKTTLCELLSNNFGWEVNYESTDDNPYLEDFYNDMSRWSFNLQIYFLNNRYRQIVEIQKGDTTVIQDRSIYEDAHIFAPNLHQMGLMATRDFHNYFDLFKLMSSQVNAPDLLIYLKASVPTLVNHIQKRGRDYESTMSLNYLKSLNDKYEEWINNYDAGKLLVLDVNELDYKDNIEHRQFVIDEVSKQLNL from the coding sequence ATGAAACCAAAACACATTGCCATTGCAGGAAATATTGGGGCTGGCAAAACAACGCTTTGCGAATTGTTAAGCAACAATTTTGGCTGGGAAGTCAATTATGAATCAACAGATGATAATCCTTATTTAGAAGACTTTTATAATGACATGAGTCGCTGGTCTTTTAATCTCCAAATTTACTTTTTAAACAATCGGTACCGACAAATTGTTGAAATTCAAAAAGGAGATACCACTGTTATACAAGATCGTTCTATCTATGAAGATGCGCATATATTTGCTCCTAACTTGCACCAGATGGGGTTGATGGCAACTCGTGACTTTCACAATTATTTTGATTTATTCAAATTGATGAGTTCACAAGTTAATGCTCCTGATTTACTAATTTATCTCAAGGCAAGTGTACCTACCCTAGTCAATCATATCCAAAAAAGAGGGCGTGATTACGAATCAACCATGAGCTTAAATTATCTCAAATCTCTAAATGATAAATACGAAGAGTGGATTAATAATTATGACGCTGGCAAATTATTAGTGCTTGACGTCAATGAGCTAGATTATAAAGATAATATAGAGCATAGGCAATTTGTCATTGATGAAGTTTCCAAGCAACTCAATTTATAA
- a CDS encoding S9 family peptidase has translation MFRTIPYYFVILIFSLTLNACNQMSKEKEIETTVQDAVVKAPIAEKKDSVIVTHGHTRVDPYFWMRLTDEQKNAKNPDAQTQKVLDYLNAENAYLTSKMQHTEAFQEKLYTEIVDRIKKDDTSVPYFKNGYWYYTKYEKGQEYAIHCRKKGNLEAKEEIMLNVNELAEGHSYYAATGLRVSPDNKILAFSEDVVSRRIYTVRFKNLETGEFLPERIQNTDGSGAWANDNKTYFYTTKNEVSLLSEKILRHRLGDDVANDFIVYFERDPSFYIGVYRSKSGKYIIIYNKSTISSDFHILNADRPEDAFEQFATREPHHEYNIDHFEDKFYVVTNWKAQNFRLMETPANATSRENWKEIIPHRKDVLLEDIEVFKNYLVVSERGNATTSINIIDQKTQQQHSIDFGEDAYVAYVGNNPEFDTEKLRFGYSSLTTPSSVYDYNMGTKDKELKKQTEVVGGHDPNQYVTQRLFANARDGKKIPISIVYKKGMKLDGKNPLLLYAYGSYGSSMDPWFSSTRLSLLDRGFAWAIAHIRGGEEMGREWYEDGKMFNKINTFNDYIDCAKYLIDEKYTANDHLYAMGGSAGGLLMGAVVNMAPELFNGVIAAVPFVDVVSTMLDETIPLTTNEFDEWGNPKNKDSYDYMLSYSPYDQVKAQNYPNMLITTGLFDSQVQYWEPAKWIAKLRDQKTDQNLLMMHTNMEAGHGGASGRFKRFKETALEYAFLLDLEGINQ, from the coding sequence ATGTTTCGTACAATACCTTATTATTTTGTTATCCTAATTTTTAGCTTAACGCTAAATGCCTGTAATCAAATGTCAAAAGAAAAAGAAATAGAAACTACCGTACAAGATGCTGTAGTTAAAGCGCCAATCGCTGAAAAAAAAGATTCTGTTATCGTTACACATGGTCATACTAGAGTAGATCCTTACTTCTGGATGCGTCTAACTGATGAACAAAAAAATGCAAAAAATCCTGATGCCCAAACTCAAAAAGTGCTGGATTATCTAAATGCAGAAAATGCTTATTTGACTTCCAAAATGCAGCATACAGAGGCCTTCCAAGAAAAGCTATACACCGAAATCGTCGATCGAATCAAAAAAGACGATACCTCTGTCCCCTATTTCAAAAATGGTTATTGGTATTATACCAAGTATGAAAAAGGGCAAGAATATGCTATTCATTGCCGAAAAAAAGGAAATTTAGAGGCTAAAGAAGAAATTATGCTCAATGTCAATGAACTGGCAGAGGGACATAGTTATTATGCTGCTACGGGTCTGAGAGTTAGCCCCGACAATAAAATACTAGCTTTTAGTGAAGATGTGGTTAGTCGCCGTATTTATACCGTTCGTTTTAAAAATTTGGAAACGGGAGAATTTTTGCCCGAACGCATTCAAAATACAGACGGCAGTGGTGCTTGGGCTAATGACAACAAAACTTATTTTTATACAACTAAAAATGAGGTGTCGCTCTTATCTGAAAAAATCTTGCGTCACCGCCTTGGAGATGATGTAGCCAACGATTTTATCGTTTATTTTGAACGGGACCCTTCCTTTTATATAGGCGTGTATCGATCCAAATCTGGTAAATACATTATTATTTACAATAAGAGTACTATTTCTAGTGATTTTCATATCCTAAATGCCGATCGTCCAGAAGATGCTTTTGAGCAGTTTGCGACTAGAGAACCGCATCATGAGTACAACATAGATCATTTTGAAGATAAATTTTATGTTGTGACCAATTGGAAGGCTCAAAACTTCCGCCTAATGGAAACTCCTGCCAATGCAACAAGCAGAGAAAATTGGAAAGAAATTATTCCGCATCGCAAAGATGTTCTATTAGAGGACATAGAGGTGTTCAAAAACTATTTGGTGGTTAGTGAACGTGGTAATGCGACGACCTCTATCAATATCATTGACCAAAAAACACAACAACAACACAGCATAGATTTTGGAGAAGATGCTTACGTGGCTTACGTTGGTAATAATCCTGAATTTGATACCGAAAAACTACGCTTTGGCTATTCTTCCTTAACGACCCCTAGTTCCGTTTATGATTATAATATGGGGACTAAAGACAAAGAACTCAAAAAGCAAACCGAGGTTGTTGGAGGGCACGATCCCAACCAATACGTAACTCAACGTTTATTTGCCAATGCCAGAGATGGTAAAAAAATTCCTATTTCTATTGTTTACAAAAAAGGAATGAAACTCGATGGCAAAAACCCGCTTTTACTTTATGCTTATGGTTCTTATGGCTCTTCAATGGACCCATGGTTTAGTTCAACTAGATTGAGCTTATTGGACAGAGGTTTTGCTTGGGCAATTGCGCATATTCGTGGTGGTGAAGAAATGGGACGAGAATGGTATGAAGATGGGAAAATGTTCAATAAAATAAACACCTTTAACGACTACATTGATTGTGCTAAGTATTTGATCGATGAAAAATATACCGCTAATGATCACTTATATGCTATGGGAGGCAGTGCTGGTGGTTTATTGATGGGTGCAGTGGTCAACATGGCACCAGAGCTTTTTAATGGAGTGATTGCTGCTGTTCCATTTGTAGACGTTGTTTCTACTATGTTGGACGAAACCATTCCGTTAACGACCAATGAATTTGATGAATGGGGCAATCCTAAAAACAAGGATTCTTATGACTATATGCTATCTTATTCGCCTTATGATCAAGTAAAAGCTCAAAATTATCCCAATATGTTAATCACAACAGGGTTGTTTGATTCTCAAGTTCAGTATTGGGAGCCTGCCAAATGGATTGCAAAATTAAGAGATCAAAAAACAGATCAGAATCTATTAATGATGCACACCAATATGGAAGCTGGGCATGGTGGTGCTTCGGGGCGTTTTAAGCGTTTTAAAGAAACCGCTTTAGAATATGCCTTTTTATTGGACCTAGAAGGCATCAATCAATAG
- the lpxB gene encoding lipid-A-disaccharide synthase: MKYYIISGEASGDLHGSNLVKALQQEDETASIRAWGGDLMEAAGVELVKHYKDLAFMGIGQIIKHLPTILRNFRFCRENIQEFAPDVLILIDYSGFNLRIAKWAKQQGYKVFYYISPQIWATREKRVHKIKLYVDKMFVILPFEKEFYQRHDYKVEFVGHPLLDVVQQHCPNPNFRSEAKLTTQPIIALLPGSRKQEIHSMLGIMLTVIDDFPNYQFVIAGAPSIAPSFYESFIAERNNITLIQNKTYDLLSHSHAALVTSGTATLEAALFKVPQVVCYKASALLYAIVKRIIKVRFISIVNLIMDKKVVQELIQHDLSTQQLKTALQQITEGTKRQEILKDYNLLYQKLGHQGASKKAAKSMLQYLRS, from the coding sequence ATGAAATACTATATTATATCAGGAGAAGCATCAGGAGACTTGCATGGCTCCAACTTAGTAAAAGCATTACAGCAGGAAGACGAAACAGCTAGCATAAGAGCTTGGGGGGGAGATTTAATGGAAGCAGCAGGCGTAGAACTCGTTAAGCACTACAAAGATTTAGCTTTTATGGGTATTGGTCAAATCATAAAGCATCTGCCTACGATATTGAGAAATTTTAGGTTTTGCCGTGAAAACATTCAAGAATTTGCCCCAGATGTTTTGATTTTGATTGATTACTCTGGTTTTAACTTGCGAATTGCCAAATGGGCAAAGCAGCAAGGTTATAAGGTTTTTTATTATATCTCTCCTCAAATATGGGCAACTAGAGAAAAACGAGTACACAAAATCAAATTGTATGTTGATAAAATGTTTGTCATTCTTCCCTTTGAAAAAGAATTCTACCAAAGACACGATTACAAGGTAGAATTTGTAGGGCACCCCTTACTTGATGTTGTGCAGCAACATTGCCCAAATCCTAATTTTCGTTCAGAAGCAAAATTAACGACTCAACCCATTATAGCCTTATTGCCTGGCAGTCGCAAGCAAGAAATTCACTCCATGTTGGGCATTATGTTAACGGTCATAGATGATTTCCCAAACTATCAATTTGTTATTGCTGGAGCTCCATCTATAGCCCCTTCCTTTTACGAATCTTTTATTGCTGAGCGTAATAACATTACCTTAATTCAAAACAAAACCTATGACTTATTAAGCCACAGTCATGCTGCTTTAGTTACCTCAGGAACAGCGACTTTAGAAGCTGCCTTATTTAAGGTTCCTCAAGTAGTTTGTTACAAAGCAAGTGCTTTGTTGTATGCAATTGTCAAGCGAATTATTAAGGTTCGTTTTATTTCTATTGTTAATTTAATTATGGACAAAAAAGTCGTGCAAGAACTAATCCAACACGACTTGAGTACACAGCAGCTAAAGACAGCGCTTCAACAAATAACGGAGGGCACTAAACGACAAGAAATATTAAAAGACTACAACCTCTTATACCAAAAATTAGGTCATCAAGGAGCTTCTAAAAAAGCAGCCAAGAGCATGCTACAATACTTGCGTTCTTAA